The Rhopalosiphum maidis isolate BTI-1 chromosome 2, ASM367621v3, whole genome shotgun sequence genome segment AACTGACTAAGACattcaaacaaatatacaataaattgtttctGAGAACTgtattacctacttaaatatttaattgttcccattccatattattactaattatgataattgtttatgaatttatgatttatccttataattatttcattgacacggttttttatttttaattattatttattagtatattttggtTGTTAAAGTTCTGAttaaaaaagcttaaaaactatattattttttgtattgttagtggttcataatagtaattataagtaattgataggtcaatattgatttttgaaattgaaccaaaccataaaattttttaataaagtcaAATCGACTTAAACCttcatatttttactgaaccaaacttagaaaaatgttcagtaattattttcactttttttcaatatttttggcatatgttttttatttaaactatttatttatcatatatttttctatttaatgtggttatatcttatatcatgaaataaatataatttaagaccATAGTCATAACACTTATAAGTTATCTTAGGATACTGTGTAACAACCATTTTGTCATGGTAACAACTACCGTCTACCTTTACttgttacctattataatagtgtaaatattgaaaactggaaataactataatagtgtaataatagtaaatagtgacccacgattaattaattaattatgtagtgACCTATCTCCCATCGGTTGTTatcattaatatgataatataatatttccaagTTGGATTGATTAATCAATCAACCATAGACCATATTATAAGGTCTATGCAATCAACCCATCTTGGTGATTTTCATCTTTcagtgataataaaaaatatcagcatagaatacaaaaaatacaaataccagATAACGAGATGATAACAGGTTTAACACCGAATGCtggcaatacattttaatttattttgaattactgtctacaaaatataataatcggattaaaattattattttcactggatattaaataatatggatttacaattaaaacttaataaaaatacagttttttttattattcgacGCGATTTATTGACCTTAGGAAAACATTCATATTTAGTTATCCTATCTACGAAACGAAAAGTAGGTGCACACATAGCAATGTCCATAAAAGGCAATGTTCACCTGTTGTTTCATTATGCTTGAAACCCACGGTACGAAAGTGCGTTTTTGTTGAATGTTTAACAGTGTTTAGTcgtaattttcaacttcaataaTTGCAATGCTTTCTTTACGTATTCGGTTTGTAGACGACGGGGTGACAAAGACGATACAATTCGACCCATCTACGTCTGTGTACGATGCGTGCTGTCAGATTGGCGGAAAAACATCACCTGACCATCTGTCGGAATACACATTGTTTTTGGCCGACGAAGATTCCAAAAAAGGCATATACCTTGAACCTGTACGTAATTTAGAGTATTATATGTTACGAAATGGCGACTTGCTTGAATATCGTAAGAAAGTGCGTCCACTTAAGGTTAGCACACTTGATGgaacattaaaaactttaatgatAGACGATACTCAGCCCGTCTCCAACCTTATGGCCGTGGTTTGTGCTAAACTAGGAATTACTAACCATGATGAGTACAGTTTGGTACGTGAATTTCCTGAAGGCGATGAAAATAATGCCAATGCAGGAAATTCAATTAAACGCGATCATAAGATGGAACATTTGCGCAAAAAGTTGAAGACAGACGAAGAAACTAATTGGATTAATCCAGGAACAAGTTTACAAGAACAGGGTATTGATGAAAAGGAAGGcgttttattaaaacgtaagttttttttttcagatggtAATATAGATACGCACGATCcgattcaattaaatttgctaTATGTTGAAACGAGGGATGCTATTTTAAAAGGTACTCATCCTGTTACTGAAAATCTTGCCATCCAGTTAGCTGGCTTACAAACACATATTCAATTTGGTAACCATGATGAAACTAAACATAAACCTCCATTATTGGATTTAAAAGAATTCTTGCCACAatcttatgtaaaaaataaaggtattgaaaaaaaaatacttaatgaacacaaaaaatatattgatttgccTGAGCTTAAAGCTAAAGTTTTGTACACTAGAACTGTTCGAGCACTTCCAACTTATGGCGTTACATTTTTCTTAGTTAAAGAGGAAAtgaaaggtaaaaataaacttgtgCCTAGAATTCTTGGAGTTACTAAAGATTCTGTGTTACGTTTGGATGAACGAAGTAaagaaatattacaaaattggcCTTTAACCAGTGTTCGGCGCTGGGGAGCTTCACCTCATACATTTACATTAGATTTTGGCGATTATTCTGATCGTTATTATTCTGTACAAACCACCGAGGCAGAGCAAATACTACAATTAATATCtggttatattgatataattttgaaaaaaaaagaagctaAGGATCATTTTGGGATTGATGCAAATGAACATTCTACAGTGATGGAAGATACGGTAAGCCCATTAAAAGCAATTGTGATAGAAAGTAATGGTCAAAAGGTAAAAACTGAATCAGTTGCTAAACCTGCTATTCTCAGAGTTCCACAAGAGGCTACATCTTATACAACTGGTTACATTTCTGAGGAACAATATACTTCTATTGAAATCACCTGCACTGAAGCCATATCAGGTGTTTTAGAAGATCTTGATACCACTATGTctgaaagtaataatttagaacTAGAAATTAATGAACAGAAATTTTCTGATTACAGAGAAAATATCCTAAAAACTTCCAAAACGTTGGTGGAAAATACTAAATCATTAGTAGCAGGTGTTGGAGTGTCCAAAGAACAATTGGACGATTCTTCTAAAAATGCAGTTACTACAGTATTGAAACTTGTAGAACTTGTGAAGTCTGGTGCAGCCTCACTAGACGACCGTGaagttcaaattaaattgattacagCTGTAAAAGATGTTGCTAGTTCACTTGGAGAACTAATTAAGGGTTGTTTTGAAACTCCATCTATGGATGAACTAAAAGATAAAGCAAAAGTGTTGGTAACTAATGTTACTTCTTTATTGAAAACTGTGAAGTCTGTTGATGATGAACgtacaaaaaatactaatgttATGGAATCAACAGTTGAATTGATTGAAAAAGATTTACAAAAGAATCATAATGTATCAAATTATGAGACAACAACAGAATCACTTATTCAGTCTGCAAAATGTATTGATGAAAccactaaaaatatgttggaTATTGTCTATAAAGGAAAACCAAATGATGTCAGAAATGCAGTACAAGAAAGTCGTAAATCAGTTAGTGAGTTATTAACCGCTTGTCAagggaaaaatttaaatgaaaaagtgTTGGATGCTGGACGTCAAGTTGCTGAAGAATTTAAGACTTTTTTGTctacaattttagaaaattccaAAAGACCTAGTACTACTACAAAACGGGTTTTAGAAGAAGTATCTCAACGCTTGTCTTCAaaggtacattatttaattacgatTGTGGAGCACATTGAAACTATAGAATATCATTTATTAGATTCAGCAACTTCAATTGATACAGCAGTAAAAAAACTTGACACAATTCAACCAAGGCCTTATGAATTCAAAGTTGATGAAAGTTGCTGGAAATCTGATGAAGTTATTTTAGAAGCGGTAAAATCAATTGCGGCTGCTACCTGTGCATTGGTCAAAACAGCTTCACTTGCACAACATGAAATCGGAGTTGATGAAGGGGTAGATGGATTAGTGTATGCTGCTAGAATGGTTGCCACAGCAACTCATACCTTAGTAGAATGTGCTCGTGAAATAATTGAAGGTTTATCAAGCGAAGACAAACTTATATCTGCTGCTAATCAAGTGGCTTCTTGCACAACACAACTTTTGGTAGCATGTAAAGTCAAAGCAGATCCAAATAGTGATGCTACAAAGCGCCTTTTAGCTTctggtaataattttagattaattttttttaaaaaagatttttaattaattttttttaaaaaagatttttaattaattttttattttaggtaatgTAGTGAAACGTGCAACTGAAAATGTAGTTCGTGCTGCTCGCCAAGCCATGAAAACGGATGAAATCAAGAATCTTatactaaatgaaaaaatggttGGTGGTATGGCCCAAGAAATAGATGCTAGATCTGATGTGTTAAGAATTGAAAGAGAGTTAGAAGAAGCGAGAAAAAGATTGGTGGTTATCAGACAAGCAAAAAATAGAGGCGTTGatagttattagtatattacaatttgttaaaaattaccttaaaaaccattaatttatttacttgtaacattatataattattgaaattgataCATTCCttgtgttaaatgttaaaaaattttttatagatataatattatttgaattatacaaatccatttcaaattatagatttttttctacCAGAGGTCATAAAAATACTTCAtgtaatttgattatattaaattttaacattagttTTCTCTTCAAgttggtatttaaaaaaaaaacaacttatacaattaatacaatttaatctgtgtttcaaattaattaatattaacaaaagtaaaaataacattaaaatagtatcttgtagaattagtttttttattatataatgtcttaagaaattaaaaaaaaattatatctatatttttttattatctatttttagtttaaatttatttttatattaaccatgtgaagaaataaaataatttttaatttttctatttttatttgtataacatattaataggtatacctaataatgtgatatttattaatgtaggcCGTAGAAAAGATAATTACATAGTTaaggtttatattaaattgttgtttaaaatcCTCGTCATTCTGTGGAAATACGTGTTTTTGCTCGTTACTTTTACAGTCTAAAACACAATAGTTAGATGACGGCATTGTAAagtaaaatttcaagtaaaaCACTGAAGAGTGAAGACTGAAtcacaaacatatattttttttaaagtgtgaCATTCACATTCacatttttgaactattttgCTTGAgatattttggtaaaatcaAGACCAACCAACAATTAGATGAAAACGTTGATTGAACTTGTGTCCAATAATCCGAGACTGAATTCTGGCAAATTTTCTGTCAACTTTACCAAACAAATTGCCAAAGTAAGATGGGAAAGATAttgcaaattaattaaattcattacctGGTGCTGAAAAATTATGGGAGAAATAGAGAAAAGTGataagaaattgaaaaatataaaatccctAATCAAGTGTTAGAACAATATTTTCTACGTATTTTATGAGTGACCAAAGAAGATATAatctattttcttaaaattaatactgtaaaatatgtgtaataaaatacct includes the following:
- the LOC113554407 gene encoding talin-1-like isoform X1, whose protein sequence is MFTCCFIMLETHDDGVTKTIQFDPSTSVYDACCQIGGKTSPDHLSEYTLFLADEDSKKGIYLEPVRNLEYYMLRNGDLLEYRKKVRPLKVSTLDGTLKTLMIDDTQPVSNLMAVVCAKLGITNHDEYSLVREFPEGDENNANAGNSIKRDHKMEHLRKKLKTDEETNWINPGTSLQEQGIDEKEGVLLKRKFFFSDGNIDTHDPIQLNLLYVETRDAILKGTHPVTENLAIQLAGLQTHIQFGNHDETKHKPPLLDLKEFLPQSYVKNKGIEKKILNEHKKYIDLPELKAKVLYTRTVRALPTYGVTFFLVKEEMKGKNKLVPRILGVTKDSVLRLDERSKEILQNWPLTSVRRWGASPHTFTLDFGDYSDRYYSVQTTEAEQILQLISGYIDIILKKKEAKDHFGIDANEHSTVMEDTVSPLKAIVIESNGQKVKTESVAKPAILRVPQEATSYTTGYISEEQYTSIEITCTEAISGVLEDLDTTMSESNNLELEINEQKFSDYRENILKTSKTLVENTKSLVAGVGVSKEQLDDSSKNAVTTVLKLVELVKSGAASLDDREVQIKLITAVKDVASSLGELIKGCFETPSMDELKDKAKVLVTNVTSLLKTVKSVDDERTKNTNVMESTVELIEKDLQKNHNVSNYETTTESLIQSAKCIDETTKNMLDIVYKGKPNDVRNAVQESRKSVSELLTACQGKNLNEKVLDAGRQVAEEFKTFLSTILENSKRPSTTTKRVLEEVSQRLSSKVHYLITIVEHIETIEYHLLDSATSIDTAVKKLDTIQPRPYEFKVDESCWKSDEVILEAVKSIAAATCALVKTASLAQHEIGVDEGVDGLVYAARMVATATHTLVECAREIIEGLSSEDKLISAANQVASCTTQLLVACKVKADPNSDATKRLLASGNVVKRATENVVRAARQAMKTDEIKNLILNEKMVGGMAQEIDARSDVLRIERELEEARKRLVVIRQAKNRGVDSY
- the LOC113554407 gene encoding talin-1-like isoform X2 — protein: MLRNGDLLEYRKKVRPLKVSTLDGTLKTLMIDDTQPVSNLMAVVCAKLGITNHDEYSLVREFPEGDENNANAGNSIKRDHKMEHLRKKLKTDEETNWINPGTSLQEQGIDEKEGVLLKRKFFFSDGNIDTHDPIQLNLLYVETRDAILKGTHPVTENLAIQLAGLQTHIQFGNHDETKHKPPLLDLKEFLPQSYVKNKGIEKKILNEHKKYIDLPELKAKVLYTRTVRALPTYGVTFFLVKEEMKGKNKLVPRILGVTKDSVLRLDERSKEILQNWPLTSVRRWGASPHTFTLDFGDYSDRYYSVQTTEAEQILQLISGYIDIILKKKEAKDHFGIDANEHSTVMEDTVSPLKAIVIESNGQKVKTESVAKPAILRVPQEATSYTTGYISEEQYTSIEITCTEAISGVLEDLDTTMSESNNLELEINEQKFSDYRENILKTSKTLVENTKSLVAGVGVSKEQLDDSSKNAVTTVLKLVELVKSGAASLDDREVQIKLITAVKDVASSLGELIKGCFETPSMDELKDKAKVLVTNVTSLLKTVKSVDDERTKNTNVMESTVELIEKDLQKNHNVSNYETTTESLIQSAKCIDETTKNMLDIVYKGKPNDVRNAVQESRKSVSELLTACQGKNLNEKVLDAGRQVAEEFKTFLSTILENSKRPSTTTKRVLEEVSQRLSSKVHYLITIVEHIETIEYHLLDSATSIDTAVKKLDTIQPRPYEFKVDESCWKSDEVILEAVKSIAAATCALVKTASLAQHEIGVDEGVDGLVYAARMVATATHTLVECAREIIEGLSSEDKLISAANQVASCTTQLLVACKVKADPNSDATKRLLASGNVVKRATENVVRAARQAMKTDEIKNLILNEKMVGGMAQEIDARSDVLRIERELEEARKRLVVIRQAKNRGVDSY